One genomic region from Vanacampus margaritifer isolate UIUO_Vmar chromosome 2, RoL_Vmar_1.0, whole genome shotgun sequence encodes:
- the LOC144044125 gene encoding LOW QUALITY PROTEIN: sentrin-specific protease 6-like (The sequence of the model RefSeq protein was modified relative to this genomic sequence to represent the inferred CDS: inserted 2 bases in 1 codon; deleted 1 base in 1 codon; substituted 1 base at 1 genomic stop codon) — LVLEKLKKEDAQRIHVFSSFFYKRLTQREKGSVPDWSNNLPIHKRKHNRVKTWTRHVDLFENDLIFVPINESAHWYLAVICFPGINPALEELPDHCRPLSPDTDMLDGPWRGILRLLETLHHMMPXNDEDNALTSDKQSSSQDELSDGGDALAEAASDASSWSLKANRCKQPCILIMDSLRDPTRSSVVKTLREYLEXWEVRKATQRTFGKDVMKGSSPRVPQQDNFSDCGVYTLQYVESFFKNPITNFHLPINMSKWFPQQRMKSKRQEITNPILSIQTRHEADKQLEATFASSEEADIEETSTHVNTNLPLSP, encoded by the exons CGTCTCACCCAAAGGGAGAAGGGGAGCGTTCCCGATTGGAGCAACAACCTCCCGATCCACAAACGCAAGCACAACAGAGTGAAGACGTGGACGCGGCACGTGGATCTGTTCGAAAATGACTTAATCTTTGTTCCTATCAACGAGTCAGCTCACTGGTACCTGGCGGTCATCTGCTTCCCGGGAATCAACCCCGCGCTCGAGGAGCTCCCGGACCACTGCCGCCCGCTGTCCCCGGACACAGACATGCTGGACGGACCCTGGCGGGGGATCCTACGCCTCCTGGAGACCCTACACCACATGATGCCCT AAAATGATGAAGACAACGCTTTGACGTCTGACAAGCAAAGCTCGAGCCAGGACGAGTTAAGCGATGGCGGCGACGCGCTGGCAGAAGCGGCCTCCGATGCGTCCTCTTGGTCTTTG AAAGCCAACCGCTGCAAACAGCCCTGTATCCTCATCATGGATTCCCTGCGCGATCCCACCAGGTCCTCGGTGGTCAAAACTCTGAGAGAGTACCTGGA GTGGGAAGTGCGCAAAGCCACCCAGCGTACGTTTGGGAAAGACGTCATGAAAGGTTCCAGTCCTCGTGTGCCTCAGCAGGACAACTTCAGCGACTGCGGCGTTTACACATTGCAGTACGTCGAGAGCTTCTTCAAGAATCCCATCACAAACTTCCATCTGCCCATCAACATGTCAAAGTGGTTCCCTCAGCAGAGGATGAAGAGCAAACGGCAGGAGATCACCAACCCCATCCTAAGCATCCAAACACGACATGAAGCGGACAAGCAGCTGGAAGCCACATTCGCTTCCTCGGAAGAGGCCGACATTGAAGAGACTTCCACTCATGTCAACACGAACCTTCCGCTCAGCCCCTAA